The sequence below is a genomic window from Phycisphaerales bacterium AB-hyl4.
GGGCCGACGGTCGGGTGTGCGTGGGCGCTGGCGCGGTTTGGTCGAGCGGGCGCAATAGTCGAATCGCCGGCGGAGGTGGCCAAGGCGCTGGCGACGTTGCCGGTGCGGGCGCTGCGGGTGGAGCCGGCGGTGGTCAAGGCGCTGCACGCGGTGGCGGTGGAGACGGTCGGGCAGGTGATGGCACTGCCGCGGGCATCGTTGGGCGAGCGGTTCGGGTCGGCGTTGCTGTTGCGGCTGGACCAGGCATTGGGCGAAGCGTTTGAGCCGGTCGAGCCGAGTCGGCCGCATGAGCCGGTGCAGGTGACGCGCGACATCGCCGGACCGGTGAAGCAGTTGGAGGCGATTCTGCAGTGCGGGCGGGAGCTGGTGGAGGCGTTGTGCGAACAGTTGGCCCAGCGTGAAGCGGGGGTGCGGCATCTGCGGCTGCACCTGGCGCGGATAGATGCGCAGGATCTATATGAGGAGTTGACGCTCAGCCGGGCGTCGCGCGAGGTCCGTCATCTGTGGTCGCTGTTGAGGCCGCGGCTGGAGCGCGTGCACCTGGGCTTCGGCATCGAAAGCATGACGCTGTATGCGGTCGCGACGGTTCGCCTGCCGCACCAGCAGAGCGCATCCGCGCATGGCCAGGGAAACGTCGACGAAGGTGCGGCGACGCAGGCGATCGGGGAGCTGGTCGATCAATTGACGTCCCGCTTCAGCGCGGAACGGGTGTCGATGGTGCAGCCGACGGCGACGCATGTGCCCGAGCGGGCGTTCGGGCATGGGCCGGTCACGCTGGCGGCGCGGCAGTCGGCCGGGGAAGTGCCGATCGTGGATGCCGATCGGCCGACGCGGCTGCATTCCGTGCCGCAGCCGGCGCAGGTGGTGCTGCTGTCGCCCGAGGGGCCGGTGATGACGATGGGCTGGAGCAATACGCGAGTGCGCATCGTGACCAGCCTGGGGCCGGAGCGGATCACACCGCGCTGGTGGCTCGTCGGTGAGGCGGGGCGCCAGCCGGCACCGCGCGACTACTACAAGGTGCAGGATGAACGTGGCCGATGGTGGTGGCTTTACCGCCAGGTCGGCACGTCGAACTGGTTCGTGCACGGGAGGTGGTGCTGATCATGCCCGAGCCGGCCGAGCCGAAGCTGCGCCCCACGTTGCATGGCCACCACGCCC
It includes:
- a CDS encoding DNA polymerase Y family protein produces the protein MLLTRAERGREVVVQACRRSQRCGVTVGMSVAHARALLPVEVVVQPHQPARDAAMLAALARWAQRFTPVSQADPPNGLLLEINGCEHLFGGTRAMLRQVVTQMSRLGVQGHGATGPTVGCAWALARFGRAGAIVESPAEVAKALATLPVRALRVEPAVVKALHAVAVETVGQVMALPRASLGERFGSALLLRLDQALGEAFEPVEPSRPHEPVQVTRDIAGPVKQLEAILQCGRELVEALCEQLAQREAGVRHLRLHLARIDAQDLYEELTLSRASREVRHLWSLLRPRLERVHLGFGIESMTLYAVATVRLPHQQSASAHGQGNVDEGAATQAIGELVDQLTSRFSAERVSMVQPTATHVPERAFGHGPVTLAARQSAGEVPIVDADRPTRLHSVPQPAQVVLLSPEGPVMTMGWSNTRVRIVTSLGPERITPRWWLVGEAGRQPAPRDYYKVQDERGRWWWLYRQVGTSNWFVHGRWC